The following is a genomic window from Alphaproteobacteria bacterium LSUCC0396.
CGTCGTGCCGCTATGGCCAGCCTGTCCGGTTACGTTAATACCATAACGGTAAATGCTGGGGATTTCGGTAACGAGACCAATATCGACAGACCGTTCTTGCAAGGTTTTTGCCTGCTCGATATGAAGTTCAAAACAACCTAATATCTGATCCGCATCACCGCGCACACCGTCACTAGGTTTGCCGCTGCCGCCAATGCGCGCAATTTCAACGCCCAAACAGCGGCCATCTTGATCCGTTCGCCCCAGCATTTCAGCCGTGACCAAACCGGCCATATGACGGCTACCGAGGCAAGACGTGCCCCAGACATTCAGCTCTTCACCAAGAAAATCGACTATTTCCAGATCAAACGGTAGTGTAATGTCATGCTCGTTCAGATAATACACGATTTCCAGCGCAGCCAAAACACCAGCAATACCGTCGAACCGGCCACCGGCTGGCACCGTATCAATATGCGAACCAATGATCAGCTTTCTCCGCGGTTCTGCCCCATTGCCAGCGCGTATACCGATCAAACTGCCGCCAGCATCAATGTTGCAGACCAGCCCAGCCGCCTTGAATTGACCCTCAAGCCAGCGCCGCCCAGCATCAAATTCCGGGCTGAACACCAGCCGTGTATAAGGCCGGTCAGGTTCAGTCATTGCCGCCAGTTGATCGACCCCCGCCGCAATACGATCAGGCTTTGCATAGGTTACATAATCATCCATCACGGCTCTATCCTGTTCATGCCTTGCCTAAATTGCGACAACCCCAATTGCAAATATCACGGCTAATCCAAAGACCGTTCATGCCCGCCTTTCAAATAGCTTGAAACCGGTGCTTGAGTTTGGCTTGCCTCGCCGTCTATAGTCGAACATGGCATAGGTTTTGGGTCATCAACAAGAGCTTTGGGAGATTGTTATGAAACTGATAAAGGAGCTGGGCGAAGCGCATGATGAGATGATTTCATGGCGGCGCCATTTGCATCAGAATCCCGAGATTGCCTATCAGGAAAAAGACACATCCGACTTTGTCGCGGCCAAGCTGGAAAGCTTTGGTGTCGACGTGCATCGCGGGTTTGGTGGCACTGGCCTTGTTGGCGTTATCAAGGGCAAGAATGATGGCAAATCAATCGGCCTTCGCGCTGATATGGATGCCTTGCCAATGTCTGAGGAAACCAATCTTGCCCATGCCTCACAGCGCCCGGGTGCGATGCACGCTTGTGGTCATGACGGCCATACAACCATGCTGTTGGGGGCGGCACAGCATCTTGCGAAAACACGCAATTTCAACGGCACGGTTCATTGTATTTTCCAACCCGCCGAAGAAGGCGGCAATGCTGGTGCCCGATCAATGATCAATGATGGTCTATTCGAGAAATTTGTAATGGATTCGGTCTGGGGGATGCATAACTGGCCGGGGCTGGAGGTTGGCCGCGCGGTTGCGCATTGCGGTCCGGCAATGGCTGGTGCCGACATTTTTGTGCTGACCATCACCGGCGATGGTGGCCATGCCGCGATGCCACATCTGACGCATGACCCGATTGTCGCCGCTGGTATCTGCATAACGGCATTACAAACTCTGATATCGCGCCGGCTCGACCCTTTTGATCAGGCAGTGATTTCACTGACCAGGCTGGATGCCGGAAGCGCCTATAATGTAATTCCCGGCAGCGCCAAAATTGGCGGCACCCTTCGGACGATGAACGCGGCAACCCGTGAGCGGATGATTGCCGATATTGAAAATGTTGCGCGTAATGCCGTGGCAACGCTTGGCTGTGACGTTTCGATGGAGTTAAGACCGGGCTATCCACCAACGGTGAATCATGAGGCTGATGCGCTTTATGTGCGTGATATTATCACCGATATGCTGGGCCCTGACGGTCTTGAAACCGGCATGACCCCGGTAATGGGCGCCGAGGATTTTTCATTTATGCTGGCACAAAAGCCCGGCGCCTACGTCTGGCTTGGCGCCGGTCTTGATAGTTTCAATCTGCATAGTCCGCATTTCGATTTTAACGATGATCTGCTGCCAATTGGTGCCAGTCTCTGGGTACATCTTGCCGAACAGAAGCTCGCCTAACAAAAATCAGCCACACAAATTCGCGATGCCTATTCAGGTCGCGGTAAAATCGGTGGTTTGACATCCTGCGGAATCGGGCATTGATACGGCGTTCTCGCCTGACGTTCATCATGCACAGTGCGGGCTGCGGCTAGAACATCGGGGGCTTGCATCAGGGCTGTTGCCGTTGACGCCATCACCTTTGCCGCATGAACCATGCCTTTATGCGCGGCTGGCATTTTTCCTTGGGCGACGGTTTGCCATGTATGGAACGGGGTTCCAACTGCACAGGTTGCCACCCGCGCCTGAACCGTTGGAACCACCCAGCTGACATCACCAACATCAGTTGATCCTTCACCGCCGCTGTTTGACCGATCAAGGGGTGCCACAAAATCGCACATCGCCAGATCGGGGGGCGTCTCGCGGCCGATGCGTTGAAAGCTGGCCGCAATATCGGCACTTGTTAGGCTTTTACGAATTTCATTGGCAAATTTATCATCTTCGCTATCAAATGGCACTGGCCCAAGCTTGTCAAATTCGCGCTGCATCATCTCTTCTAGCGGGCGATTGCCAACCAGATTAGACACCCCTGAATAGACCTTGGCCTCGACCGTTGTACCGGTCATCAGCGCCGCACCATCAGCAATTTTACGAACCCGCGCAACCAGATCACGCAATGTTTCAAGATCACCTGCGCGAACCAGCTGGCGAACCGTTGCCTTTGCCTGAACAACATTGGGCGCGGCGCCGCCAACATCAAGATAGGCGTAATGCACCCGGGCCGAATCCGGCATATGCTCACGCATATAATTAACCCCGATATTCATCAACTCGCAGGCATCAAGCGCACTGCGACCAAGATGCGGTGCCGCGGCGGCATGTGCCGCCTTGCCGTGGAAGGTGAAGTCTATCCGTGAATTTGCCAGCGAATGACCATGCTGTACCGCATTAAAGGTTGAGGGGTGCCAAGAAATCGCAGCCGCAACATCATCAAATAATCCATCACGCGCCATATAGGCTTTGGCCGCACCACCTTCTTCGGCAGGACAACCATAATAGCGAACCCGCGCTTTGATATTATTTTCGGCAAGCCAGTCCTTAACCGCGGTTGCCGCCAATAGAGCCGCTGCCCCCAAAAGATTGTGACCACAGCCATGACCATTGCCGCCAGTCTCTACTGGACTATGTTCGGCGACACCGGGCTGCTGACTTAATCCGGGCAATGCATCAAATTCACCAAGAATTGCAATGATGGGGCCTTCGGTTCCGGCCTCGCCCATCACCGCGGTTGGCATGCCGCAAATGCCCTCTGTAACAGTAAACCCCTCTGCCTGCAGCGCCGCCACATGTTCGGCCACTGATGCATATTCATTGTAAAGCGTTTCAGGTGTCTCAAAAACACGGTCAGAAAGAGCGATAAAATCTGCTTTCTTCGCATCGACAAAATTCCAAATTTGCTCTTCGTTTAGCATGATGAATTTCCCCTTATTTTGGCGTCATCCAGCCAATGTGGCATCGGCAGTCAACAGCATAAATTAAATGGTAAAATTATCCCGCTGACAAACCCTAAAACAACTGGGAGGTACGATTTTTTAGCAATAGATACGGTAATAAATGACCGCTCGTTTGACTGGCCATTTGACTGGCCATTTAACTGGCCGTTTGACTGGCCCTTTGATCGGCCATTTGACCGCAAAACCGCGGTCAGAGGTTGCATATTGCAGACACGCCAAACCGGTACCTGTTTGCAAGATAATCCAACAAGCCTTTCGGTGACGCAGATGAATGGGTTGTCACGCCGTGCCTAGGCGTGCCACCACCGCTGTTAATAGCCGATTGCACACCCATCTTTGCGCGGATCAGACCCGGCATGAAGCAGGTTGGTTTCCCAATCAATAAAGATCGCCTGTGATCCGCCAATCGGCTTTACCGCTGGCTGGATATTATGACCAAGCGCCCGTAAACCGTCACGCAACTCATCACTGATCGGCTCTTCAACTTCGACGACATCACTGAACGGGTCCGGCATAAAGCGCGGCATATCCTGCGCCTCTTGAATATCCATGCCATAATCAAACAGGCGGGTCAGAAACTGCATATGTCCAAAGGCCTGATATTCGCCGCCCATCACACCAAATGACATAACAGTCTTGCCATCTTTGGTCGCCATGCCCGGGATAATCGTATGAAGTGGCCGCTTGCCGGGCTCGATACAGTTCGGATGGCCAGGCTTTACAACAAATCCCTGACCGCGGTTTTGCAGAATAATGCCAGATTTTGGCGCAACATACCCAGCCCCGAAATTATGAAACACCGTGTTGATCAGGCTGCACGCGTTACGATCCTTATCAATGACCGAAATATAGACTGTGCTTTTGTGCCTCGGCAGCGTGGTTTCCGGCAAATCTTTAAGCGCCTTTTCCGGGTTAATCTGCGCCCGGATCGCCGCCGCATGTTCGGCGCTTAACAAATCATCAACTGGCACCTCGGCAAATGCGGGATCAGCCAGATAAAGCGAGCGATCGCGGTAAGCAAGACGCCCCGCTTCGATCTCATGGTGGATTCGCTCAAGCGAAATAGGATGATCACCAAACTTGTCAACTTCGGACATGATGTTCAGCAGCAATAGCGCAATGACCCCCTGACCATTTGGCGGACATTCCCAAATATCATAGCCTCTGAAATTGGTTTTGATCGGGGTCACATATTCAGCAATGGCCGCATCAAAATCAGCCGCGCAATGCACGCCGCCAAGAGATTGCAATTTGCCAAGAATATCCTCGGCAACCCAGCCCTTGTAAAATCCGTCACGTCCATTTTTGGCAATTTCTTCTAATGCCTTTGCCAGATTCGGATTTGCAAACCGGTCACCCATTTTATAATTTTCACCATCGCGAAGATAAAGCGCGCTGCAATCAGGATCTCCTTTGATCAGCTTAGCACTGGCCTTGAAATCAGCCGCAACGCGCGAACCAATGGCAAATCCATCGCGCGCATATTTAATCGCCGGCTGCAACAGATCGCCAAGCGGAGTTGACCCGTAATCACGATTTAGCTGAACCCAAGCATCGACCGCAGTTGGCACGGTAACCGCATGAGGTGATTGCTGTGGAATTTCATGGATGCCCTGACTGATCAGCCATTCGGCGCTTAGCCCTGATGGGGCACGGCCAGATCCGTTCATCGCAATTACCTTGTCACTACCACCTTGCGAATAAAGACAAAAGCAATCACCGCCAATGCCGGTTGACTCAGGCTCGACAACGGCCTGAACTGCGCAGGCAGCAAGCGCTGCATCCATTGCATTGCCGCCATTTTGCAAAACATTAACTGCGGCTTGTGTTGACAGCGGATGTGATGTGCTTGCCATACCTTCAGGGGCAAGAACCGGTGACCGGCCCGGACGTTGTAAGCTGCGCATAAGAGATCCCTCTGACTGGATTGAAGATAATGACGTGAGCGTAAAATTAGCTATGGGTTAAGACATAACGCAAGTTGGACAATCCTCGCAACCTAATCTTCTAGGCACATAGATACTGTCAACCGCTTATGTCAGATGCTGGCAAGCGGCGGTTTTCCAAGCACAAGGTCGGCGCCCTTTTCGGCAATCATCAAAACGCCTGCATTCAGATTTGCCGACAGCATTGTTGGCATGATCGAGGCATCAATAACGCGCAGGTTTTGTATCCCATGAACCCGTAATTGGTCATCAACAACAGCCGTTGGATCTGTTGCAGGTGCCATTCGGCAAGTGCCCATCAGATGATAAACCGTCGTGCTACGCTGGCGGGCAACATCCAGCAATTCATCGTCGCTTTGGACATGCGCGCCAGGATAACCCTCATAATCAAAATAAGGCGCAAGCGGTGTTGTGTTCATCAGCCGGCGGCTCAGCTTTATTCCGGCAAGAAGCACCCGCCGGTCTTCTTCATGCGCCAGATAATTCGGCTGAATTAGCGGCTTGTCGAACGGGTCACTGGTTTTTGCCCGCACATAACCGAGACTTTCGGGGCGTTGCTGCCAGGTTGCAAGGGTAAATCCAGGCTCATCTTCAAGCCATGCCTGCAACCCTTCTCTATAACTAGCAGGGGTAAAGCTAACCTGAAGATCGGCGTTGCGCACTGTCTCATCAGAGTGCCAGAAACAATATACAAGCGTTGGCCCCAGCTCGAGAATCGAGCGCCGCCCCAAGAAATATTTGGCAATTTCACCAACCAGTTTTGGCCCACGGGCAAGCTCGTTAATTGTCCTAACATTCTTTGCCCGTGCGGTCAGGCGTGTCCCGTAATGATCACGCAGATTTTCGCCAACACCGGGCAGATCATGCTTTACCTCAATACCAAGACCCTGCAGCAGCCCCGCCGGGCCAATTCCCGATAATTGCAGCAATTGAGGTGAATTGATGGTGCCGCCTGCGACAATAACTTCACGCGCCGCATACACGTCTTGCAGGTGGCCGTTCACACCGCCACGACGAAAGGAAACGCCGGTGGCGCGTTTGCCATCAAGGTGGATTCTCGTCGCATGGGCGTTGGTGATGATGCGAAGATTTGCGCGTTTGCGCGCCGGTTTCAGAAATGCGCGCGCGGCGCTCATCCTCAATTTACCCGTTGAGGTGCGCTGAACATAGGACGTGCCTTCTTGATAGGCACCATTATAATCGGGGTTGCGCGGAATGCCGATGCTTTCAGCACCCTCGATAAAGGCCTCACAAAGCGGATCACGCCACGCCAGATTGGTGATGGTCATTTCACCATTTTGGCCACGATAGCTGGCATCAACACTATCTTCATGCCGCTCATAACGACGAAAATAAGGAAGCACATCATCATATGACCAGCCGCGATTGCCCTTTTGCGCCCAGACGTCAAAATCCATTTTCTGACCACGATTAAAAATCAGCCCATTGATCGAGCTTGATCCACCAAGCACCTTGCCCCGTGGCATCGGAATGGTACGGCCATTTGTGCCGGCGCTCGCTTCGCTCTGATACATCCAATTAACCGAAGGATTGACCAGCGTTTTGATAAAGCCTGCTGGAATATGGATCATTGGATTCCAGTCCGGCGGGCCAGCCTCAAGCAGACAAACCGAATAGGTGCCACACGCAGTAAGTCGATTGGCCAGAACACATCCAGCGGTGCCCGCACCAACAATCACATAATCAAACTGGTCTGCCATCTTTTGTCTCTTAGCCTCTAAAATTCTTTAGCCATCGCCAACCATATTGGCCAATCTAGAGTGACTTGCCAAATAAATCCTTAGGCCAAATAAATCCTTAGGCCAAATAAATCCTTAGGCCAAGTAAATCTAAAGACCAAGCAAGTTTGAAAATCACCATAAGCACTTGTTGGATAGACGGGTCTGGCGCGATAACAAAAATCACGCTGTTACAAGAACATCTTTTTCCCGGCACAATTTCTGTGGTTAACTAAACCTGATAGATATATCGGTCGCCATGGTGGCCAAAGGGTGTTTTATGGACGAGATACAGCTGCGCGATTGCTATCAAAAGCGTCACGGCCCGGCCTATATGACCGGGACGCAGGCACTGGTTCGGCTGCTTCTCGAACAGGCGCGTCTTGACCGCGAACAGGGCATCAACAGCCGTGGTCTGGTTAGCGGTTATCCGGGATCACCCCTTGGCGGGCTTGATCTTGAATTAAACCGCAATCTTGATCTTCTCGCCGCTGAAGGAGTGGTTTTCCAACCTGCAATCAATGAAGAGCTGGCAGCAACTGCAATCTGGGGCGCACAGCATATTCATCTTTATGACCAGCCAGACATTGATGGCGTGTTTGGCCTTTGGTATGGCAAGGGCCCGGGGCTGGATCGTGCGCTAGACGCCATCCGCCATGCCAATATGGGAGGGGTTTCCAAATTTGGCGGAATGGTGCTGGCGGTTGGCGATGATGCCACCGGCAAATCATCGACACTTGCCTATCAGTCGGAACAGACCCTGATTGCCGCAGGTGTTCCCTTTTTCTATCCGCGCTCACTGCATGATATTATTCCAATGGGGCTTATGGCTTTTGCCTTATCACGGCAGGCGGGGTGTTGTGTTGGCATGAAGATCGTTGTCGATACCGCCGATACCAGCGGCATTGTTGACCTTGATAATATTCACCCCGACATCATCGCGGGCAATGAAAACGGCCCGGTTCATATCGGCCGGCATGACCCGGCATTATTGCGCGAAGACCGGCTGTTTAATTTGCGGCTTCCCGCAGTGCGCGCCTTTCAACATACCCAGCAGATTAACGCGCCAATCCTGCCACAACCGGCCAATGGCAAGCTTGGAATTATCGCTGTTGGCAAAGCCCTTTATGAAGTGAATGACGCGCTGATTAGTCTTGGTATCAAAGATCGGGTAGCGGCAGGCATTGGGCTTTTTTCTGTCGTGATGCCATGGCCGGTTAATGCCGATGGCCTTGCCGATTTTGCCAAGAATTTTGACGAAGTGATGGTGGTCGAAGAAAAGCGGCCAATCGTCGAAGAACAACTAGCCCGTGCCGTTGTCAATTTACCAGCGCGCGCTGTCATCACCGGTAAAATGGCGCCTGACGGATCGCCGCTTTTGCCAGAAACTGGCGAGATAACCCACGCGATTTTAATGACGGCAATAACCAAGCGTGCCAACGCACATGATATTGCGATACGCGCTGTTCCAGCCGTAATCACCGCACAGACGCTGCCGCATATTGCCAACCGCACCCCATGGTATTGCGCGGGGTGCCCGCATAATTCCAGCACAAAACTTCCCGATGGGGAAATTGTCGGGATGGGTATCGGCTGTCACTCGATCAGCGGGTTTCTGACGCCTGACGAGATTACTAATTTCACCCAGATGGGCGGTGAAGGTGCTTTCTGGATTGGCCGTGCGCCATTTTCCAGCCAAACACATAGTTTCCAGAATATTGGCGATGGTACCTATGCGCATTCGGGCTATCTTGGTATTCGCGCGGCGGTTGCTGCCGGGGTCAATATGACCTTCAAGATACTCTATAATGGTGCAGTTGCCATGACCGGCGGCCAGTCTATTGAGGGCGGCCAAACACCATGGGTTATGTCGCGCCAGCTCGCGGCTGAAGGCATCGTCAAGATTGCGATTGTCAGCGATGCACCAGAAACCCTGATGGCCGGAGCCAAATGGGCAAGCAATTGCCACTTTTATCACCGCGACGATATTGTCAAGCTGCAGCAGGAACTGAAATCTATCACCGGCGTCACGGCAATCATCTATGTGCAGGATTGCGCCACCGAATTACGCCGCAAACGAAAACGCGGGCTGATTGCCGATAAGCCTGAAACCATCGTGATTAATGAAGCGGTTTGCGAAGGGTGTGGCGATTGCGCCGTTAAATCAAATTGTGTAGCGGTCAAACCGGTTATGCGCCCCGAAGGCGAAAAACGCATGATTGATCAAAGCCTGTGCAATAAGGATATGTCCTGCCTCACCGGATTTTGCCCCAGCTTTGTGACGCTGAAAGGCGGAAACACGGCATCCAAAGCCCCGCCTGCCACACGGCCAGCATTTCCTGCTGACATTAAATTGCCAGCCCCGACACCGGTGCGCGATGGTATCTTTAATATTTTTGTTGCTGGTATTGGCGGTACCGGCGTTTCAACATTGGCGGGTATTCTGATTATGGCGGCGCGCGTCGACGGCATTGCCGGAACCGCAGTTAATCAAACTGGCCTATCGCAGAAAAATGGCGGCGTGACCAGCCAGATCAGGCTTGCCAAGGGCGCATCTCTTGCCGGACATATGGTGCGGCTACCAACGCATGAGGCCGATTTACTGATTGGCTGTGATGCGGTGGTAGCTGCAAATGATATGGTTCTTGGCCTGCTGAACAAAACCACAAGCAGCGCCATCATCAATGACAATATCGATCCGGTTGGCGTTGCCGGTGTCGGCATCGGCAGTGTCGTGGATATGCCGGTTGTTATGACCCGCCTTGGGGCGGCGATGGATAAGGCGCGTATCACAAGATTTGCCATTTCATCACTGGCTAACCAGATTTTAGGAAGCACCACTTCAAGCACCATCATCATGCTTGGCTGGGCAGTTCAAAAAGGTTTGATTCCCATTGGCGTTGAGGCAGTTGAGGCAGCATTACGGCTTAATGGCACATCAGTTGATGATAATCTTGCCGCTTTAAAATGGGGCCGATTACTGGCTCATGCACCCGATCAGCTATTGGCCTTGCTAGCTGCCAAGGCCGCGCCGAAAAATCAGGATCTATTGCACGACCCAGCCGCGGCGATTGCGTATTTTGCCGCGCAATTAACAGCCTATCAAAACACCGCCTATGCAGCCCGTTTCACAACTGAGATAAATCGCTTTATCGACCGGTTAACCGCCGCCAAGGTTCCAACAGATGCAATTGGCATCAGCGCCGCTAGGGTGCTATTCCGTGCCATGGCAATCAAGGATGAATACGAGGTTGCACGCCAATTAACCAATGCCGATTTCACCGCGAAGATAAACGCGATTGGCGGCAAAGATATAGCGGTTCATTACCATCTTGCCCCGCCTTTGCTTAGCTGGCGAAAAGGCCGCGATGGAACCCCCCGCAAAATTCGCTTTGGGCCTTGGCTGACGCCGGTTTTAACGATGATTGCGCGCCTGTCTTGGCTCCGTGATAGCTGGATTGATCCGTTCGGCTTCAGTGCTGAGCGACAAAGCGAGCGGGCCCACCGTGAAACGGTAATCAACTGGCTAGACCAGCTTGGCACCAATGCATCATCGCGCCAATATGAGCAGATTGAGACGGCGCTTGAGCTCATGCTGAAGATACGCGGCTATGGTCATGTAAAAGCCGCAAACATGACCCGGTACGAGCAAGAGATTAGCGCCATTATATCAGGGCTATCAACACAGCCACCCACATTGGATATGGCCGCAGAATAGACGGTTTTGGCCGTTAGATATAGTTTGAAATCTCGATGAGGTTATCGTCAGGATCGCGGATATAAACCGATAAAAGTGGCCCATTGGCGCCGGTTTTACGAACCGGACCATCCTCAATTTCGACGCCATGATTGGCAAGATGCTGCTGCCAGTCGCCAAGCGGCTGATCGGTGATGAAACAAAGATCGACACTGCCGGCGACCGGGTTTTTGGCATGAGGAATATAAGGGGATGATGCATTGTGAAGGTTTATTTTCTGGTTCCCAAAATGCAATGACTGGCGCACAGGCCCTCCAGTTGGTGGCTGAAATTCACTATGCTCCATACCCATGATTTCAGTATAGAATGCCACCGTCGCAGCAACATCGGCCGCCTGCATAACAATATGGTCAATCGACTGAATTTTCAGCGTTTCCATTTTATATTCCCTTAGATTTAAACAGTGGGAGACTCTGCCCTCACAGAACATTGAACAAGAGACATGAGTGATGCGTTAATGCCGGGCGTGATCACCTACCGACCAATCGACGAATATTTGAAGCCGGCGCGCTGCATTGCCTCTGGTTCGTATACATTACGTAAATCAACAATGACGCGCCCGATCATCGTCGCCGCAAAATGTGCCGCAGTAAGAGCACGAAATTCATTCCACTCGGTAACCAATACCGCACAGGCAGCACCGGTCAGACAATCAGTTGCGCTTTCGCAAAATGTGACGACAGGCGGCAAAAGTGGCCGCGCCTCATCCATCGCCTTTGGATCATAAAGGCGCAAATTTGCACCAGCTTTGACTAAGGCGTGGATGATGTCCAATGACGGACTGTCGCGCATATCATCGGTTTCCGGTTTGAAGGCAAGCCCCAGAATGGCGATTTGGGCACCAGCAACCGACCCGCCCATCGCGATAATCACACGCTCTGCCATCGCCATTTTGCGCGCCTGATTGAACGCGACAACCGCATCAACAATGCTGACGTCACTGCCATGTTTTTCAGCAGTTTTAACAAGCGCTATCGTATCTTTTGGAAAGCAGGATCCACCATAGCCAGGCCCCGGATGTAAAAATTTATTGCCAATCCGCTTATCAAGACCCATGCCTTTGGCGACATCATGCACATCAGCGCCAACCATTTCACAAAGATCAGCCATCTGGTTGATATAGGAAATCTTCACCGCCAAGAACGCGTTGCTGGCATATTTGATCAGCTCTGACGTTTCTAGGTTGGTGAAAAGAATTGGCGTTTCAATCAAAAATAATGGCCGATATAATGCCCGCATCACATCGCGCGCCGCGTCAGTTTCGGCGCCAACAACAACACGGTCAGGCCGCATAAAGTCGGAAATTGCCGCACCTTCGCGCAGAAACTCAGGGTTTGACACAACATCAAATTGTGCATCAGGGTTAACCCTAGCAACGATTGACTCGACTTCGCGGCCAGTGCCCACCGGAACGGTCGATTTCGTCACAACAACCGTATATCCAGATAGATGCGGGGCGATTTCTTCAGCAACAGCATAAACAAATGATAAATCAGCATGACCATCACCGCGCCGTGTTGGAGTGCCGACCGCGATAAAGACCGCGTCAGCTGCCGCCACCGCTGCCGCCAGATCTGGCGCAAAATGCAGCCTGCCCGCGGCGACGTTACGCGCCACCAAATCTGCCAGACCCGGCTCATAGATCGGCATTTCACCCTGATTGATTTTCTGGATTTTGGCCGCATCCTTGTCGATACAAGTTACGTCAAAACCGAATTCGGAGAAACACGCCCCCGAAACAAGCCCGACATATCCGGTGCCAATAACTGAAATTTTCACGGCGCTGTTTCCCTAACCATTCCAAGGTTTGATAACAGGCGGATAAAATTTGTTCAATGCCAGAGTGTAGTTACCAGAAAAAATTGATAACCGATTAGAGTTTTGGGCTGTTTTGTGGCAAATTTGTTAACCGAGCGACTTGACCTATTTCGCGACCAAAGAGTAAGCCTTTCAAAAATGGCGGCAACGCGGCTGCTAATGACGGCAATTTAAGGAATGTACCGCATGATCAAAAAAGCGATTTTTCCAGTTGGCGGGCTTGGTACAAGGTTTCTGCCAGCCACCAAAGCACTGCCAAAGGAAATGCTTCCTGTTGTTGATAAACCGCTGATACAATATGCGGTTGAAGAGGCGGCTGCCGCTGGTATCGAGGAATTTATCTTTGTGACCGGCCGAAACAAGACGGCGATCGAGGATCATTTTGATCACTCATTTGAGCTGGAGGAAACGCTTCTTGCCAAGGGCAAGGCGGCGGCGTTGGATACCGTACGCGGAATGATACACGCGCCGGGGTCAGTTGCTTATGTTCGCCAGCAAGAGCCGGCCGGCCTTGGCCATGCGGTATGGTGCGCCCGTAATCTGGTACATGATGAGCCAGTTGCCATTTTGCTGGCTGATGACCTTATTCTTGGCAAGAGCTGCATGGCCGAAATGGTTGCATCTTATCAGGGCGGCAACATGATTGCGGTGATGGATGTGCCAAAATCGGAAACAAGCTCTTATGGTATCATCACGCCGGGCAAAGATCACGGCCAGCTGATTGACGTTGCCGGTCTTGTTGAAAAGCCGGATCCAGAAGACGCGCCATCCACCTTGGCTGTCGTTGGTCGATACATAATCGAAGCTGGCGTTTTCTCGCAGCTTGATCGCCAAGAACGCGGCGCTGGTAACGAGGTGCAGCTGACCGACGCGCTTGCCCGTCAAATTGGCAAGGTACCTTTTCACGGCTTACGGTTTTCAGGTGAACGATTTGACTGCGG
Proteins encoded in this region:
- a CDS encoding UDP-glucose/GDP-mannose dehydrogenase family protein yields the protein MKISVIGTGYVGLVSGACFSEFGFDVTCIDKDAAKIQKINQGEMPIYEPGLADLVARNVAAGRLHFAPDLAAAVAAADAVFIAVGTPTRRGDGHADLSFVYAVAEEIAPHLSGYTVVVTKSTVPVGTGREVESIVARVNPDAQFDVVSNPEFLREGAAISDFMRPDRVVVGAETDAARDVMRALYRPLFLIETPILFTNLETSELIKYASNAFLAVKISYINQMADLCEMVGADVHDVAKGMGLDKRIGNKFLHPGPGYGGSCFPKDTIALVKTAEKHGSDVSIVDAVVAFNQARKMAMAERVIIAMGGSVAGAQIAILGLAFKPETDDMRDSPSLDIIHALVKAGANLRLYDPKAMDEARPLLPPVVTFCESATDCLTGAACAVLVTEWNEFRALTAAHFAATMIGRVIVDLRNVYEPEAMQRAGFKYSSIGR
- the galU gene encoding UTP--glucose-1-phosphate uridylyltransferase GalU produces the protein MYRMIKKAIFPVGGLGTRFLPATKALPKEMLPVVDKPLIQYAVEEAAAAGIEEFIFVTGRNKTAIEDHFDHSFELEETLLAKGKAAALDTVRGMIHAPGSVAYVRQQEPAGLGHAVWCARNLVHDEPVAILLADDLILGKSCMAEMVASYQGGNMIAVMDVPKSETSSYGIITPGKDHGQLIDVAGLVEKPDPEDAPSTLAVVGRYIIEAGVFSQLDRQERGAGNEVQLTDALARQIGKVPFHGLRFSGERFDCGSKIGFLQANIAFAMSRDDLAAPLAKWLKGRMPSGKGE